The following are from one region of the Alicyclobacillus fastidiosus genome:
- a CDS encoding SRPBCC domain-containing protein, whose protein sequence is MSSTLSLDFQYTASLEKIWSALTDSSKLAKWVMENDFKPVVGHRFQFRMQPTNGWNGIIDCEVLIVDAPNRLSYTWASLGQENTVTWTLQDLGDGKVNLHLEQSGITNDQALQGAKYGWTNMCGQLEKLLEQ, encoded by the coding sequence ATGAGTTCAACCTTATCCTTGGATTTTCAGTACACCGCATCGCTCGAGAAGATTTGGTCCGCCTTAACCGATTCAAGCAAGCTAGCAAAGTGGGTCATGGAAAATGATTTTAAACCCGTCGTAGGACACCGTTTTCAGTTTCGCATGCAGCCGACCAATGGATGGAATGGAATTATTGACTGTGAAGTGCTCATCGTGGACGCACCAAATCGGTTGTCCTATACTTGGGCCAGCTTAGGGCAGGAGAATACGGTCACCTGGACGCTGCAGGATTTAGGGGACGGAAAGGTTAACCTTCATCTCGAGCAAAGCGGAATCACAAATGATCAGGCACTCCAAGGCGCTAAATATGGCTGGACTAACATGTGTGGCCAGCTTGAAAAGCTGTTGGAACAATAA